In Lotus japonicus ecotype B-129 chromosome 5, LjGifu_v1.2, one genomic interval encodes:
- the LOC130718415 gene encoding intermediate cleaving peptidase 55, mitochondrial, whose product MQGVVLRKLPRAFAYKQVLGFRSYCTENVVVDIGQPTSASHPQLLKDGEITPHISSEEYILRRKKLLELLPEKSLAIIAAAPVKMMTDVVPYTYRQDADYSYITGCQQPGGVAVLGHDCGLCMFMPEAKPYDVTWQGQIAGVDAALDTFKADKAYPMRKLREILPDMIGGSSKLFHNVQTATPAYMELEAVKKLVYCSNVRDLSVYTHQLRLIKSSSELQLMKESASIACQALLLTMLHSKTYPFENMLAAKVEYECKMRGAQRMGFNPVVGGGPNASVIHYARNDQKIKHGDLVLMDVGCELHGYASDLTRAWPPCGRFSSAQEELYELILETSKRCVELCKPGVSIRQIHNHSVEMLQKGLKEIGILRGAGSSSYHKLNPTSIGHYLGMDIHDCSTVSLDCPLKPGVVITIEPGVYIPSSFDGPERYRGIGVRIEDEVLITETGYEVLTASIPKEVKQIESLLNNFSHGMGMDAQNNLRATSS is encoded by the exons ATGCAGGGTGTTGTACTAAGAAAGCTACCCAGGGCATTTGCATACAAACAA GTTCTAGGTTTTCGTTCCTATTGCACTGAAAATGTTGTTGTCGATATTGGACAACCAACCTCTGCTTCTCATCCTCAG CTACTAAAAGATGGTGAGATTACACCGCACATATCTAGTGAGGAATACATTCTAAGAAGAAAAAAGTTGTTGGAACTTCTCCCAGAGAAGAGTTTGGCCATCATTGCCGCTGCTCCAGTAAAGATGATGACAGATGTCGTGCCTTATACATATCGACAAGATGCGGATTACTCGTATATCACAGGCTGTCAACAACCTGGTGGTGTGGCCGTTTTAGGACATGATTGTGGTTTATGCATGTTCATGCCAGAAGCTAAACCTTAT GATGTGACTTGGCAAGGGCAAATAGCAGGGGTTGATGCAGCATTAGATACATTCAAGGCTGACAAGGCTTATCCAATGCGAAAATTGCGTGAG ATCCTTCCAGATATGATCGGGGGGTCCTCAAAATTGTTCCACAACGTTCAGACTGCAACTCCAGCATATATGGAACTGGAGGCTGTCAAAAAGCTAGTTTACTGTAGCAATGTCAGGGATCTGTCTGTTTATACCCATCAGCTCCGATTGATAAAGTCATCTTCTGAGCTCCAGCTGATGAAGGAATCTGCATCTATTGCTTGTCAG GCTCTTTTGTTGACAATGCTGCATTCAAAGACATACCCTTTTGAAAATATGCTTGCTGCAAAGGTTGAATATGAATGCAAAATGAGAGGTGCCCAGCGAATGGG ATTCAATCCTGTGGTTGGTGGCGGGCCTAATGCAAGCGTAATACATTATGCTAGGAATGATCAGAAA ATTAAACATGGAGACCTTGTTTTGATGGATGTTGGATGTGAGTTACATGGTTATGCCAGTGATCTAACTCGTGCCTGGCCTCCTTGTGGTAGATTTTCTTCTGCTCAG GAAGAACTTTATGAGCTTATACTGGAAACAAGTAAGCGTTGTGTGGAACTTTGTAAGCCTGGTGTCAGCATTCGACAAATACACAACCATTCG GTTGAAATGCTGCAGAAAGGACTCAAAGAGATTGGAATTTTGAGAGGTGCTGGAAGCAGTTCATACCATAAGCTAAACCCAACTTCTATAG GTCACTATCTAGGAATGGATATTCATGATTGTTCAACGGTCAGCCTTGACTGTCCTTTGAAGCCAGGTGTT GTAATAACTATTGAACCGGGAGTATACATCCCATCTTCTTTTGATGGTCCAGAGAG GTACCGAGGCATTGGGGTAAGGATTGAGGATGAGGTGCTCATCACAGAAACTGGTTACGAG GTCCTAACAGCATCAATTCCTAAAGAAGTGAAGCAAATTGAGTCCTTGCTCAACAACTTCAGTCATGGAATGGGGATGGATGCCCAAAATAACTTGAGAGCTACATCCAGTTGA
- the LOC130720299 gene encoding uncharacterized protein LOC130720299: MTIHNQTNSLSSFNIRIQKQKNITTETKMSVVITNEIRAKSEIYHGDLLCQEKSKELLKEIALPNGLLPLKDIEECGYHRESGFVWLKQKKSNTHKFEKIGKLVSYATEVTAYVEVGKIKKLTGVKTKELLVWITLNDIYVDNPPTGKITFQTPAGLYRTFPVSAFEIKEEKPVTGVVKEEENKHVKEAVGAAAGAVQVKEV, translated from the coding sequence ATGACCATTCACAATCAAACTAACTCACTGAGCTCATTCAATATCAGAATTCAGAAACAGAAGAACATAACAACAGAAACCAAGATGTCTGTGGTCATCACCAATGAGATCAGAGCCAAATCAGAGATCTACCATGGAGACCTTCTCTGCCAAGAGAAATCCAAGGAACTGCTGAAGGAAATAGCCCTCCCCAATGGCCTTCTTCCATTGAAAGACATAGAGGAATGCGGTTACCACCGTGAAAGCGGTTTCGTGTGgctgaagcagaagaaaagCAACACTCACAAGTTTGAGAAGATTGGCAAGCTGGTTTCTTATGCTACTGAGGTCACTGCCTATGTTGAGGTTGGGAAGATCAAGAAGCTCACCGGTGTGAAGACCAAGGAGCTTTTGGTTTGGATCACACTCAATGACATCTATGTGGATAATCCTCCTACCGGAAAGATCACATTTCAGACTCCTGCTGGGCTTTACAGGACATTTCCGGTCTCCGCTTTCGAGATTAAAGAGGAGAAGCCGGTTACCGGGGTGGTTaaggaggaagaaaataaaCATGTGAAGGAAGCTGTTGGTGCTGCTGCTGGTGCTGTTCAAGTTAAAGAGGTCTGA